Part of the Trypanosoma brucei gambiense DAL972 chromosome 8, complete sequence genome, aaaagaaaaaaaatagaaaaggaaaaggaaaaggaatacTTATGGTGGAGTTGCCACAAATGATACAAACATCTATCGGCGGACACGTGACAAAGAGGAAAGGTGTATGCACTATGGAGTATTCGGAAGGGGaaatgcgtatatatatgtatgtatatatatatacgcattcagagggaaagaatgaaaaagataGGGAGAAGTGCTTGAGCACCAGTCATGTCGGCTACGAAAGTGGAGagttgagaaaaaaaaaaaaaagaaaaaggtccCAGGGCTTTTGGAGAGgggccaacaataaaagagggTAGAACGTAGGGAACAGGCGGGTGCCGCGCTCAGAACGAAGCTGCAAGTAGAAAtacttgaaaaagaaaagatgaaagcgagggagagagaggggaggttaacgaaaaaaaaaaaaagatacattcgtggaggaaggaaaggaaaaacgcTGAAACCACGACATGAGATATCTCTCAGGTGtaaagaagggagggaggaaTGGGAGTGCACTGCTTccggtttctctttttttttttttatttttctccctccttctCTTATTCCTTCTTAAACGGGCCCGCCACCTGTGCATTTACTGCTTTAACATTCATTTATTCCTCACCTCCGTGGACGCGTTTCGCGTGATGGGCACATCAAACATGAGGGCacagcttcttttttttttttgattctgttattattattgttatttggCTATGATAGACGATTACTTTCTGCTGATACACATCCCTTCTATTTTTCCTTATTCCTCCTGATTCCTCCCCTTTCTGCCCGCATGCATATGCATGTGCTTGTAAGCGTGACCAAAGGTAATGTGAGGCGAAGTCCTGTTGTACATTTTTATATGTAGataaataattatatatatatatatatatatatacgcacacacatcCGTTGTAAACACATAGAATGAGTTCGAAACgacaggaaaaaagagaataaaaggaaagctCGTGTAAACAAGTGCGCATGGATGAGTGTGAATGTGGCCTATCGTCTCttcgtttattttattttattttcttcacttatTATGATTCAAACCTTCTCTTATATCAAGCGGCAAGAAGGTATGATAATATTCCGTTCTTTCGCATTTCCCCCACTTCGAGGATCGTCCCCGTATATCCTCtcaatttccttttgttttctttgtgtggTCATTCAATTCATTTcgttcatatttttttatttttcgcatGGACCAGCACGTGTGGTGAAGAGCGCTTTTCGAagtgtttctttgtgtgtgtgtgtgtgtgtgtttggatTTCGCACCGTGACGACCAGCGGAAGGtttgaatgaatgaatggaagGATCAACTGaaaaagatgatgatgatgataataattataattataattatatatatatatagggaAACAAGTAACGGAAACGTGcgtgaagggaaagggaaaggatattctttttaaaaaataaaagatagcAGTAATGTTGatatgaagaagaagaagaaaaagaaaaagatagaatgaaggaaatggaaagatATGCCCACTCTAACGCGTGTTTCTGAGGTGTTGGAACTACACGCGCGcggacaaaataaaagagaggtAATGATCCACAACGAAGGAATATTAGTAGTGAAAAGTTATTACCACCACTGTAGTTCGTACATCAACACAAAGCGGCTTAGCATGTATTGCagtttttaatatatatatatatatatatatatatgtcacTGTGGTTAAGGCTGTTTCTATCAtaattcccctttcctcctttctctaTTCCACACAGAGTCGCCCTCGGTTGCAGGTGTTaggtgttgatgttgatgatgctgTTGCTGATGTTTATCACCCTCGGCATGTCATCTCCTTTGgcgttattatttttttttctatagtTTGCAGTGTGTCGGCTCACTTTTGTAACTTTGACTATGAGTTTTCTGCCGCTTCACAAGCACATgtccattattattgttattattatttccctcctcattTCCTTAACTCATTTTTGGCTGTTTTCACTGTTGGTTCTGgtttgtccctttttttttttttcttctctctctttcgctcgctcgatttttttttggggggggacggtggtggtggtggtgttcgGTTACCTCAAATATCCCTCATGAGGATATAATACAAGGTAGAAACAATCTTAACTGTGGTGAAGGAACGCGTGGAGTAAAAAAGCACTCGCATATATAGTTTAGGagggaagacaaaaaaaatttaaagaaaaaaagagtctAGGGGCACATCTCCTGCACACGCGTACACACAGGTATAATTTGTGTTTtcctgtttatttgtttgtttcagcaCACAGAATCGGGTATTGACGTGCTGTGGCGATCGGTAGCACAAGATAAAGGGGAAGTGGTGTGAAGGTGCACAGAGGACACGACACCTCACGCAaacagaggggggaaaagaaaatagaaataaaagggaaaaaagcaaagtaaCGTGACGTAAACTCAAAAAGAGTAATTGTCACACGGACCATAATGACTAGTGAAGAGCAAAGACGGCAGTTGTATAACCGACAGGAATATGTTGTCGGTACGGAGACACAAGCAAAGTATGGATGCACGGATGTACTTGTCGTGGGGGCATGTGGACTGGGTGCGGAAATTATAAAGAATTTAACGCTCACTGGCGTGCGCTCTATCAAAGTATTGGACAACGGCCTTGCAACACTGCAGGACTTGGGCACAAACTTCTTTTTGACTCCCGCAGATATGGGTAAACCGCGCGCGGAAGTGGTGGCTGCGAGAGCACAGGAGCTGAACCGTTTCGTTAGCGTAACTGCTGTCGACGTCCCTTTGCACGAGGTTATACCAGCAGTTCATGTGGTGGTCTTCGTTAACCAGCGCACAACACTGCTTCTTGCCGAAAACGCCATGGCACGAAAACATAACGTGAAATTTGTGGCATGTGAAAGCCGTGGCGTCGCTGGGTGCGTGTTTGTGGATGCCGGCCCCTCCTTTACTGTGCTTGACCCCGACGGCGAGGAAACAGTTGTATGTGTCGTGACGAATATATCTCGGGATGGTGTTGTATCACTACATGAAGACAAGAAGCACGAGTGCGAAGTTGGCGGTCGCGTGTTTCTTACGGGTTTGGTATCGCCCGAGTCACTAAACTCGACGGTTGATCCCTTTGCTCTACACAACGGTCGGGCCACCACCGAGTGCGCACAGGGTGATAATTCACCCACTGGGGCTTCGTCATCTCTGCGGCTGTTTGAAGTGTCGGAAGTCGTCTCACCCTTTCATCTGCGACTGAAAGACTTCGGCGCAATTGTTGGTGATTCCCCAATCGAAACAGGCTATGCATGCTACCTCCACACGACCAAACGGAAGGTCCTCGTGGGGTTTAAAGACCTTCAGCTCAGCGTGATGCAGCCAGAGTTTGTTACGTTGTTTGacagcgaaaagaaaatgatggcCCCAATGACACTTCACGCCCTGTTCCGAGCTGTGCACAGCCATGGAAAGCTGCCGACGACACCAATCGAGGTTAGAGATGTGCTGAAGGCAGCCGAGGCGTACTTCAGTAGTGGAAATGATCAGGTGCACAATGGCTTTGATGTGGAGACTGCCGAGAGTATACTTTCAGTAATGCATGGTCGGCTTAACCCCATGGACTGCTTCATTGGTGGTCTTGCCTCGCAGGAGGTTCTCAAGGTGTGCAGCGGCAAATTCACTCCGCTGCGTCAGTGGTTGTACTACGATGCACGGGAGTTGCTTGTGGCACGGGGCGAGATGAGTGAAACCGGGTGCGTGTCAACCGCGCCAGGCGGGAGTCGTTATGATGGGCAAATTGCTGTTCTCGGCTCTTCTTTCCAGTCTTTCCTTTCTCGGCAGCGTGTCTTCATTGTGGGCGCGGGAGCACTCGGGTGTGAACTTATCAAGAACGTCGCATGCATGGGTTTTGGCGCCGTCTCCGTTACAGACATGGACACCATTGAAATGAGTAACCTCTCAAGGCAGTTTCTCTTTCGCAACAGCCACATTGGGAAACAGAAGTCTAAAGTAGCGGGAGAGGCAGCACGTGCCATAAACGGTGATTTGAAGGTAAGCGCATATCTGGAGAAGGTGGCgcaagaaacagaaaatgtGTTTGATGAGAAGTTCTGGGAGTCCCATTCTCTTGTACTCAACGCGCTTGACAATGTAGAAAGCCGGAAATATGTTGATGCGCGGTGCCTATTCTTCAGGAAACCCTTGTTTGAGAGCGGAACGCTCGGTCCAAAATGCAATGTTCAGTGCGTGATTCCGTATTGCACTGAAAGCTACAGTAGCAGTTATGATCCACCGGAGAAGTCTATCCCGCTTTGCACGTTGAAAAACTTCCCCAACGTCATTGAGCACACTATTCAGTGGGCGCGGGATAACTTCGATGCCGTGTTTTTCAGCACGCCCAGTGATGTGAACGGCTACCTGGAAGACCCCACAACTTTTGCATCTAATTTGGAGCGGGACCCCGGAACGAAGTCAATTGTATTGAAGGCCGTTCGAGACGCGTTAGTGCAGTGGCCGAAGGATGCTGCCGACTGTGTCCGCATGGCGCGAAGTCTGTTCCACGAATATTTCAACTCGTCCTTCAGGCAGTTGCTACACAATCTTCCCCTTGACAAGCGCAATGACAACGGTGACCTCTTTTGGAGCGGTGCAAAGAAGCCGCCAAAACCTCAGGAGTTCAGCGTGGACTCTGAACTAAACGTTTCGTTTGTCTATCACTGTGCCAAACTTCTTGCACAGGTTTACAACCTGTCAGCCTTCACGCTGTCGGTGAAGGAGGTTGCAGAACTGGCGATGCAAGTAGCAGTTCCTGGTTTTGTCCCACGTGAGGCGCGTTTCGAAACAAATGAGGCTGAGAACAAAGAGGGAGCCGCAGCACAACTTGTTGGTGACTTGACGATGCAAGATCTTCCTCCAGTGAGTCAATTTAACTCTCGGCGAATGAACCCACTGGTGTTTGAAAAGGACGACCCCAATAATTCCCACATGGACTACATCACAGCTTGCTCAAACCTCCGTGCCACGGCGTATAGCATTCCTCCGGCGGATGTTCACTATACAAAACGCATTGCTGGAAGAATCATCCCTGCAATGGTAACAACAACGGCCCTAGTTACTGGGCTAGTGGGGATAGAAGCACTCAAGTACCTCCTCCTCGCGCATCGTGAGAATGGTGCACAGGGACTTGCTAAGGCCAATCCAATAACAGAGAAAGTACAGGAGGAGTATCTGAGTTTGTACCGCAATGCGTTTGTTAATGTCGCACTGCCCTTCATGGCTTTCTCCGACCCCATCGCCGCTCCTGCAAAGACAGTTCCGATGCCCGACGGCTCATCGGTCCGCTGGGGAATTTGGGATCGCATTGATATTAATGAAGGCCGTGACATCACCGTGAAGGAGCTCGTTAGTATCCTTGAGAAACGGCATCAGCTGGAAATATTCATCATTGCGTTACCATGTGGAAAGATGGTATACTCACAGTTTGGTAATGTGAAGGACCGCGACAAACCAGTCTCCGTTGTCGTGCgcgaaaagacaaaaggggaggaaaaagatgaGCTGAGTTGCATTTGCTTTGTCGCCACGGGGAGCATCGGAGATAATGACGTGGATATTCCTCTAATTTATTACAGGTACAAGGATTTTTAAACAATTTCTGCCGTGTCTTCACTTCAAAGCACGAAAACTTCTAACGCGCCAATCCTTCGATCTACTCGCTTCTGCTGAGCCTTTTAGCCAGTGAGGTCTTTTCCCTCTGTacggaagggagaaaagtagAAGTGGTatcctttctttctgttttgggGAACCATGGGGCCGCCTAGCGATAAATGTAGGGGGGGGATAGTGAGCAaggagaaagcaaacaacagaaaaaaatacgcaagagaaaaaaaaagatgaaaaggaaagagaagataaGGTAAGATAAGAGGGACAAACGGGACAGcaacagaagcaaaaaaaaaaagaaaaaaatctggCTATCTGCGGGCACGATAatgggagaaaaggaaagtataTATGTACCCAATTATATACGTTCTTTAACGGGGGCGAGTGTGGAGCCACTGGATGTTTGTGAtcgcattttgttttttttcccccttttgtgtgtgggcattttgttttttgcctgGGAAGAGGATATGAGCAGATAAGACATGTGAAAGGTCGGTCGCAACGTGAGAGTCACTACACCGGATGGAAATTACCATAggggcaaaaaaataaataaatatggaGAAAAGTTGTGGAAAGTGCATGAATGGCAATATCTGGTTTCCAGGGAGCATGTTGATtcagttgaaaaaaaaaaaatgaatacaCTTATGATGGTTTAATAAAGCGATCGGCTCTCAATTTCACAGAAGATAACACgtttattatcattattgttgttattattctccCATCCCCCCCTCCGCGATGCAAAAGCCACACAGCACCACAGCACCTGACGGGAAGGGTCTTTCCCTCccattttcacttttcttgtttctttccgGGGGGTTCATACGCTTCCTCTTTGCAACACCATTCTGTCAAACTCTTAAGGGCACGTCCCCCTGTTTTGGTTTCCCACCTCTCTTCCACCATCATTGTCctatttgttattattattattattattactgttgttgttttttgacCTCCGGCACTGACACACGTGCATATGCACGTATATGTGTGCTCTGGCATGCGCTTATGTAGAGTGCAGGAAAGATCTATAAACAGGTGTTTTTCGATGACAGTGAGGAAGGCGGAGAACACAGCAGAATATAGGAAaggcaaaagcacaaaagtAGGTACAGCCGGAACCACTCTCCTACCGCGACGGTGATGCGCCACTTCAGATTAAACCGTTGCTCTTACACGCCGAACCTAACCTCGCTAACTAATCAGGTGAACCGTAGTGAACGACTGCGCAAGTGGGGCAGTGCTGGTGTCCCACCCGGTGTTCCCCGCATCCCTCGACTCGAAGCAAAGGGCATTGCCATATTACATGAATCTCCCAAAGTGATACTTGCCGGTCGCAGCCGATGCAACAACTTTGACAGCAATCAGTACATGTTAATTAACAAGGCGACCAAACGTTGTTTGTTGGTTGATGCATCCGACGACTGGCCAGACGACTGGGCCGCATTTATTGGAGCTTCTGACTTGACCTTAACACATGTGTTCCTCACGCATTGCCACATCGACAATATTATTAACCTGAATGCTTTTCTCACTATATGCGGCAGCCGGCAGAAGCAACGAGTTCAAGTCGACAGCCAGGATAATGATAACCGCGAGGACGATAATGGGAGTGATGAAATCGGTGTTATGTGGTGTCCAGCAGAGGAATGTTGGGTGCAAAACTTTAAGCGGTCCTGCGAAAGGTACGGAAGGTTCGAGGAGATGCACCAGGTGCTTCCCATGATGTGCCGTAGCCTTTACACGCCCCAGCACTTAGTGGACCCGGTAATAGCTGGTTTCTCTCGTCGCAATGCCCGGCACCTTCGGCGGAACGATGTGCTGCTGTCAGCGGCCACGAATCGGGCAACGTCGTTTATTGACTTTGGTAACGGCGTACTCCTTTATTACATATTTTCCCCAGGACACTCCCCTGGCCACATGATGCTTCACATACCAACGGAAAGAATCCTTTTCAGTGGTgaccttctcttcttcaacaaGGTGGGCCGAGTGGATTTGCCCTGGGCGACGGGCGTACGGCTCGCTGAGAGCCTGCGCCTGTTAGAAGCACTTCCAGACAATACCGTTGTGGTTCCGGGCCACGGCCGCATGACGACGCTGGGTCGTGAAAGGCGTGAGAATAAGGCGCTGCAACAGTGTTATCAACGACAGGAGATTGGGAAACAAGAGGTGTCAGTGGGTTTTAATGAAGGCTATCTTTAATGTGGAAACTTGTGGGAAAAACTGGAAGGAGAGGAAGTCGGTGGCGTTTTGCTCCTTTCGGGGCCCGTAACGACCTCTTCACTATTCCCTTACCTTACTATCTATCGGGGGGTGGAGGTGCGCACACATATAAAGAGATGAAAGAAGATGCACCGACTGTAACATAACATTGGCCCAAGTGCTCGATTTCTCACTCCACTCATTAATGCAGCCAtacatatgttttttttcccccactcttttcttctcacaCCCCACCTGCCCCGAAATAGTCCCTGAGAGGGaggttttatttttctttttttgtgggtCTGCTTCGGCCGCATCAACAGCAGCCGACAACACCCAATCTGCGCAAGCAGGAAAACGGAGGGAATATCGTGCCAAGTAGTCAGGTCAACGTGCCTCATTAACTCTCCCTTCAAGCAACGATGTCGGTTACAGTGAACGCTGTTCGTGAGTCTGCAGAGGCTGTCAGCCTAACTATACTCTCATGTGAGCCCGCGCAGCAGAAAATAGCCGTCAGGTTCGGTGGCTCACATGGTGGTTGGCGTTGGATCGATGTTCCCACAAACACACCTGTTATATTAGAGCGCATGCGTCCGGAGGCAGGGGCAGAAAGCAGTGAGGGCCCTACCAGTAATGGTGCTGCAATGGAGGGGTGTGAGGAATATGAATTAGCCGTCACACCGTCTCCCCCTGTGGATGGGCGCGATGAGAGTGTTTGCTCGTTGGTCGGAGTCGATACCCGTCAAGTGGTTCAAAAGCCCGTTTTATTGAGTGGTGCAGATGAAGGAGGTCGTGTTTTTGAGCTTTTGTTGAAATGGACCCTGTTGGATGCAACTCCCACACCGCGGGAGTCAACACCCGATAAAGCACCTGAAGATCACTCGGGCACGGAAACGGAAACACggaatgaagaggaagtaatTGTGGATACTGCGAATAAAGACGATGAGAAGGGTGAGGAAGCACCCCCGCCTCCTCCAATCGTTGCTCAACCCGACGAAAgtaaggagaaggaaatatCCGAGAATCCCAGTGGTCACGATTCCCCCAAAGACAAAAGAGTTGAGCGACACGTTAACCCTGTGAAAGAATTGGAGGAGCCCAAACAGCAAGAGGCAGAGCGAGAGCCGCAACAAGAGCAAGCCCCACAACCTCGGTGCAACCAGAGTgagtggaaatggaaaagcagCGTGATTCCAACACTCCCCGCGGATGTTTCGGCGGCACGCCACGTGCTCATTGCCACAATCGTATCAGTACAGCAACACGCAGTGTTACCGAATCGGCATGTGGTGGTAAAGCTAGGTATTGAGGCGCCCAATGAGCGCATGTCCCTTTTGCCGCTGTTGCGAACAAGGGCGGTTACACAGTATGATGCAGTAAAGGTTGCACAGATGGGGCCACCGGTGCTGTTTCCACTCTCAGAAAATGTTTCCGTCTATTGCGCCGTAGCGGATAAACGTGCAGATCATCCGAGTGATAGTGGTGGGATTGGGAGAAGGGTGTATCGCAGAGGCAGGCCCGCACCCACCAAATCACCCGGCAGATCGCTTGCAAGGATCCCAAAGGCCGAGTTGGATAAACACGCCGCGGAGAAGGCTTCCAAACCACACACGGCGACCTCGGGTGAATGTACTTTTTCCTTGCCCCAACGAATTGAGGGCACAGGCAACAGTGACAATGCCGGTGGTGGAAGGAATGGAGGTGCCAGTGTGTTTCATTGGGAGAAGCATTCCCACATGGAGCATGCGTACATTGCCCACGGTACAATACAATGCGGAAACAACGAGGTAGAACTGGCCTTCCTCCGAATGACAGTCGGGGCGTACCGCGACGCGTGTCGAGGGCACGGTGCCGCCAGACGGAATGGATTTGGCACCGTCGAGGTTCGCGTGGAAGACATTGAATTAAACGAAACAACCGAAAAACAGCGGCCAGAGCATGATAACACCCTGGTGGAAGTTTGGCTGACACAACCGGAAGTGGATGCCGTTAGCGGTACCCATAGTGACAGGACCGGCGCAGCCGCTGCGGCATCCACTTCCACAAAAAACAGCTCGGGGTGCCGCCATCTGGTGCTCCTAAGTAGCAGTAATTGCATTCAGCCGCTGCATTTTCCTGTGAGCGAACCCTTCGCATATCTTTCTTGGGCAGTGGTACCagcacaacagaaacaagGTGTTCAGGAAAATGTACTTCATGGCGCTGCGCCCATATGTCTCGTGCGGCCGGGTGTTTGGACACCAATCACAATAAAACTTAGAGACAGGAATAAATCCGCCTCCTTTATTAAACTTTGGTACTGCTTCACTAGCGACGGTCGCAGCGGGACGGACGACCCCAGTCGGCCATATCATCCAGCTTCAAATAGCACTGATGATGGCAATTGTTATTCACTTCGAGTTTACTTAGACAGTTGCACCAACCTCTACCCCCTAGTGCAACTATACTCTCGTGATGGTAATGCGAAGGCATTCCGCCTCTTGATCATGGACCCAGAGGACGAGGTAGCCGTATCCGCCTCTCGTCCTATGGACTTGAATGACATGCAGCTCTACTGTAACTACAAAGGGGGAGAAGACAGGACACCCCCCGCCATTAAGCTTCTGTTTACGCGAGTATTCCCCTCGCATGCTCTGTACCGTTCCAGTGACTATACAGTATCGAATACTGGCGAGCAAGCAGGCACTTGCAGCGTTACGTTTTTATGCCGATTGTTTGCATTTGCCTCAGTTGCCGAAGCTCACGCAATGAACAACGCCCACTGCATAGGCGAGGGACGTGTAGTTGTCTTCCCTGGCAATGTGGTCAATGGCAAAGACGGAACAAACCTTCTGGACATTGATGTGCACGTGGCCATTGATGGCATGTTTACCCCGGGTCCCGTTGCCGTGAAACCGACCGCGGTTACGTCCCCGCCACCATGCACTGTGCTTAGAATGCGCGGAGAAGTGGAACGGGCACCTTGCGGGGAGGGAGATGCAGTGATATGCGTACGCTCCGTTCAGCTTTTCCatcggcagcagcaacaaaaaagacgcGGTCGAGTGGTGTGGACCGATGGGGGTTTGTCTGCAGTGTACGCGTGCTTCTGGCTCTGCCGTGGACTAAGTGGTGGTGGCGTGAAGGAGTGGAAAGAAGC contains:
- a CDS encoding ubiquitin-activating enzyme e1, putative, which codes for MTSEEQRRQLYNRQEYVVGTETQAKYGCTDVLVVGACGLGAEIIKNLTLTGVRSIKVLDNGLATLQDLGTNFFLTPADMGKPRAEVVAARAQELNRFVSVTAVDVPLHEVIPAVHVVVFVNQRTTLLLAENAMARKHNVKFVACESRGVAGCVFVDAGPSFTVLDPDGEETVVCVVTNISRDGVVSLHEDKKHECEVGGRVFLTGLVSPESLNSTVDPFALHNGRATTECAQGDNSPTGASSSLRLFEVSEVVSPFHLRLKDFGAIVGDSPIETGYACYLHTTKRKVLVGFKDLQLSVMQPEFVTLFDSEKKMMAPMTLHALFRAVHSHGKLPTTPIEVRDVLKAAEAYFSSGNDQVHNGFDVETAESILSVMHGRLNPMDCFIGGLASQEVLKVCSGKFTPLRQWLYYDARELLVARGEMSETGCVSTAPGGSRYDGQIAVLGSSFQSFLSRQRVFIVGAGALGCELIKNVACMGFGAVSVTDMDTIEMSNLSRQFLFRNSHIGKQKSKVAGEAARAINGDLKVSAYLEKVAQETENVFDEKFWESHSLVLNALDNVESRKYVDARCLFFRKPLFESGTLGPKCNVQCVIPYCTESYSSSYDPPEKSIPLCTLKNFPNVIEHTIQWARDNFDAVFFSTPSDVNGYLEDPTTFASNLERDPGTKSIVLKAVRDALVQWPKDAADCVRMARSLFHEYFNSSFRQLLHNLPLDKRNDNGDLFWSGAKKPPKPQEFSVDSELNVSFVYHCAKLLAQVYNLSAFTLSVKEVAELAMQVAVPGFVPREARFETNEAENKEGAAAQLVGDLTMQDLPPVSQFNSRRMNPLVFEKDDPNNSHMDYITACSNLRATAYSIPPADVHYTKRIAGRIIPAMVTTTALVTGLVGIEALKYLLLAHRENGAQGLAKANPITEKVQEEYLSLYRNAFVNVALPFMAFSDPIAAPAKTVPMPDGSSVRWGIWDRIDINEGRDITVKELVSILEKRHQLEIFIIALPCGKMVYSQFGNVKDRDKPVSVVVREKTKGEEKDELSCICFVATGSIGDNDVDIPLIYYRYKDF